Part of the Aurantiacibacter aquimixticola genome, CGCTCCGAGACGCGAGACGATATCGCGCACGATGGTGAGCGCATGCTCGTCATTCTCGGCGAGGTGATCGACCACGCCCGATTTCTTCGCGTGCAGAGCACCCCCGCCCAAATCCTCGGCGCTGATTTCTTCGCCCGTCGCCGCCTTCACCAGCGGCGGTCCGGCAAGGAAGATCGTCCCCTGCTCGCGCACGATCACGCTTTCGTCGGACATGGCGGGCACATAGGCCCCGCCCGCCGTGCAGCTGCCCATCACGCAGGCGATCTGCGGAATACCCTTCGCAGACATGTTCGCCTGATTGTAGAAAATGCGCCCGAAATGGTCGCGGTCGGGAAACACCTCTGCCTGGAACGGCAGGTTCGCCCCGCCGCTATCGACGAGATAGATGCATGGCAGGTGGTTCGCTTCGGCAATCTCCTGCGCACGCAGATGCTTCTTCACCGTCATCGGATAGTAGGAACCGCCCTTCACGGTCGGATCGTTGCAGGCGATCATGACCTGCCGCCCGCTGACGCGCCCGATGCCCGCGATCATCGACGCGCCGCTGACGTCCCCGCCATACATGCCGTTCGCCGCCAGCTGCCCGATCTCGAGAAAAGGCGAACCCGGATCGAGAAGGCGCTCCACCCGCTCTCGCGGCAGCAGCTTGCCGCGCGCCACATGTCGCTCGCGATGCTTCTCCGAGCCGCCCAGCGCCGCTTCGGCGACTTTGGCGCGAAGCTCTTCGGAGAGCGCCTTGTTATGCGCAAAGCGCGCCTTCGCATCGGGCGCTTCGCGGTCGAGGGTGGAGGTGAGAACGGGTGCGGTCATATTTTTCGATCAACTCTTTCGTTTCCTGCCAAGATGCCCTGCTCGTGCAGAACTCGAAAGCAGCGCTCGTCGTCAATGCGGTCGGTCATGCCCGCAAGTTCATCGGGAGAAACTGCAGAACATGGTTCTGCAGGCGCTGTGATTTCGAGTCTGCAATATGCGCATTCGGAGACACCTGCTTCCCATTCTGTCTTTCCTGGGTCCAGTTCGATTTCCCGCCCCGGTAGAAACCAGATAGCGCGCACTAGGTAGCCGAGCGCGCAAAGAAGCACGCCCAGCCCGATACCCAGGTAAGCAATGAGCAATGCGACCTGAAATCCGACCGCTGTCTCGGCGGAACCGACAAAGAAAATCGCTATGATACCGACTATGATCAGGCCGCTCCCGATGCCGGTGACATGCGACCCGTCTGGCCTGCCAAGCGTATTGGCACTCATTGAAAATCCCCCTCGACCGCTCTGCGAGCGGTCCCCCTCCCCGTGCCGGGGAGGATTACTCACCCCGTCGCCCCGATCAGTTCGCGGCCGATCAGCATACGCCTGATCTCGTTCGTGCCGGCGCCGATATCGAGCAGCTTCGCATCGCGCAGGTAGCGCTCCACCGGCCAGTCGGTCGTATAGCCCGCGCCGCCGAGCGCCTGGATCGCCTCTCCCGCCACGCGGAAGGCGTTTTCCGATGACAGCAGGATCGTGCCCGCCGCGTCGAAGCGGGTCGTCTTGCCGTTGTCGCAAGCCTTGGCCACCGCATAGGTATAGGCGCGGGCCGATTGCAGGGCGACATACATGTCGGCGACCTTCGCCTGGATCAGCTGGAAATCGCCGATGCGCTTGCCGAACTGGGTGCGCTCCCGGACATAGGGGATGACGGTGTCGAGGCACGCCTGCATGATGCCGAGCTGCACGCCCGAAAGCACGACGCGCTCGTAATCGAGGCCGCTCATCAGCACTTGCACGCCGCGACCGACGTCGCCGAGCACATTCTCTTCCGGCACGTGGCAATCCTCGAACACCAGCTCGCTGGTGATGGAGCCCTTCATGCCCATCTTCTCGATCTTCTGGCCGGGCGAGAAGCCCTCCATGTCCTTTTCGATCAGGAAGGCGGTGATGCCCTTGCTGCCGCCCGCCGCATCGGTCTTGGCATAGACCACCAGCGTTTCGGCGGCGTGGCCATTGGTGATCCAGAATTTCGTGCCGTTGAGCAAATATCCGCCCTGCACCGCGTCGGCTTTCAGCTTCATGCTCACGACGTCCGACCCAGCCGCAGGCTCGCTCATGGCCAGCGAACCGACATGCTCGCCGCTAATGAGGCCAGGCAGGTATTTCGCCTTCTGCTCCGCATTGCCCCAGCGCGCGATCTGGTTGACGCAAAGATTGGAATGCGCGCCGTAGCTGAGGCCCACCGAAGCGCTCGCGCGGCTCACTTCCTCGATGGCGATGGTGTGTTCGAGATAGCCGAGGCCGGTGCCGCCATCCTCTTCGCTCACCGTCATGCCGTGCAGACCCAGCTTGCCCATTTCCGGCCACAGCTCGATCGGGAACCAGTCCTCCGCATCCACCTTCGCCGCCAGCGGAGCGATACGCTCATCGGCAAAGCGGGCGACGCTCTCGCGGATCATCTGGGCTTCGTCCGTCAGGCCGAAATCGAAATCTGGGGTGGCGCGCATTCTCGGAAAGCTCCTGTTCAGGCCGTGCGGCGGCAATAGCAACCGCACCGGTGAAGGCAAACCGGTTGCATCGGAAACTGCGATATCGCATCCGCTTTTCGCGCAGGGAAATTCCGGCTAGACGACCGGGCAAAGGGGTTGCATCGCTTGAATACGCAAGATCTGTCGCTCAAAGGCGCGCTGCCAGAGCCGTCGCCGCTCGAGATCGAGGAAAGCGAACGCCTCGCCATCGTGCGCAGCTTCCAGAGCGATGCGCTGGAAGACGATGCGGAATTGCAGGCCATCGTCGAATTTGCGGCAAAGCTTTGCGACGCGCCCGTCTCTCTCGTGACCCTCCTCGAAGCCGACCGGCAGCGTTTCCTCGCCCGCGAAGGTTTGGAGGAGCGGGAGACGCCGCGCGACATCGCTTTCTGCTCGCTGACATTGGGCCAGGGCGAGCTGCTGGAAATTCAGGATGCGACCGCCGATCCGCGCGTCGCGAACAATCCGCTCGTCACCGGTGAAAAGCATGTCCGTTACTACGCTGGACAACCGCTGCTTTCGAGCGAGGGCGCGTCGCTGGGCACGCTCTGCGTGCTCGACACCGAGGTTCGTGACCAGCCGCTAAGCGATTTGCAGCGCGAAGGGCTGGCGGTTCTGGCACAGGCTGCCATGCGGCGGCTCTCCGCCCGGCGCGAAAACCTGCAATCAAAACGCACCATTGCCGAGCGAGAAGATCGCCTGCGCCGGATGATCGATGGCGTGCCCGCCATCGCCTGGTCCGCCGATGCGGAAGGCAATTTCGATTATTTCAATTCTCGCTGGGAAGAAGCGACGGGCCAATCGCCACCCAAAGTTGCCGATGACTGGCGCCCGTTCGTGCATCCCGACGATGCCGAAGCAGCCCTCGCCGCATGGGGAGAGAGTTTCAGGAATGGCGAGGAATTCGAAGTCGAATATCGCCTCAAACAGGCCGACGGGTCTTGGATCTGGGTGCTGTCGATGGCGGTTCCGGTGGCCGAACGCGATGGCGACGCCGTGCGCTGGTTCGGCACGCTCACCGATATCGACGAGACGCGCAATGCTTTGAACGAGCGAGATCTGCTGGCGCGCGAATTGTCGCATCGGATCAAGAACATCTTCGCGGTGGTCACCGGTCTGATCGCGCTCAAATCGCGCCGTGCGCCGGAAAGTGCGGATTTTGCTGTCGAGCTGACCGACCTTTTGCGTGCGCTGGGCCGGGCGCATGAATTCGTGCAGCCCGACGCATTGGGCGCGCAGGAATGCCTGAAGCAGATGCTCGAAGCGCTCTTTACGCCGTACCAGAATGCCGACGGCGAAGCGCGCGTGCGGGTCGCCGGGCCGAATGTCGAAACCTCGCAGCGTGCCGCCACGCCGTTTGCGCTGGTCTTCCACGAACTGGCGACCAATTCGGCGAAATATGGCGCGCTCTCGAACGATACCGGCCACATCACGCTCGACATTCACGAGAGTGGCGATGACCTCACTCTGACCTGGACCGAGCATGGCGGACCGCCGGTCGAAGAGCCGCCGGAAACCGGCTTCGGTTCGCGCCTGGTCGAAATGAGTATCACCGGCCAGTTGCAGGGCACATGGCAGCGGCGCTTCCCGCCAGAAGGCATGGTGATGACACTCACGGTTCCCAAGGCGGCGATCGCCCGTTAGCCTTGTCGCTCCGATGGAGCGTTCCGCCCAACCTTTTCTCCGCTTCGATGCCGTCCGCAAAAGCTATGGCGCTGTGCGCGCGGTCGACGACGTGTCTCTCGATGTCGAGCGGGGCGTATTCGTGGCGCTTGTCGGCGCGTCGGGCTCGGGGAAATCGACGCTCCTGAAAACGGTCAACCGGCTGGTCGAACCCGATGGGGGCCGCGTGCTGCTCGACGGGGCGGATACCGCTCAAGTCCCCGCGCCCGCGCTGCGCCACGGCATCGGCTACGTGTTTCAGGGCGTCGGCCTGTTCAACCACATGACGGTGGGCGAGAATGTCGAAATGGTCCCGCGGCTCGAAGGTCGGCGACTGGATGCCGGTCGCATTGCCGAGCTGCTTGAACTGGTCGAGCTCGATGCGGAGATGGCTGCGCGCTATCCCGATGCGCTTTCCGGCGGGCAACGCCAGCGGGTCGGTGTGGCGCGCGCGCTGGCCGGAAGCCCCCGCCTGCTGCTGATGGACGAGCCGTTCGGCGCGCTCGATCCGATCACCCGGGACTCGCTGGGAGAGCGGGTGAAGCGGCTGCATGGCGAGCTGGGACTGACCACCGTCATGGTGACGCACGACATGGCCGAGGCGCTGCTGCTGGCGGACCGTGTGCTGGTGATGGAAGCGGGGCGCATTGTGGCCGACGCAACGCCCGAGGCACTGCTGGCGGGCGATGGCGGCGAAGTCGCGCAAGCTCTCGTCGCCGTGCCGCGCGATCAGGCGAAAGCGCTTGCGGGGATGACCCGGTGAAAGGCCTGCTCGATGCGCTCCTGAAGCTCGGCCCGCAGCTTGCCGAACATGTCCTGCTGAGCGCGGCGGCGGTCGCGCTTGGCATCGCCGTCGCCCTGCCGCTCGCCGTCTGGGCCGGGCGCTCGCCATCGGTCGCGCGGATATCGCTCGGCTTCGCGAGCCTCGTGCAGACCATACCCGCGCTCGCTTTGCTGGCGCTTTTCTTCCCGATCCTCCTTGCCGCCCGCACCGTGTTCGGCGAAGGGCTGCCCACGCTCGGCTTTCTGCCCGCATGGCTGGCGCTCGCGCTTTACGCGCTGTTGCCGATCCTGCGAAACGCGGTGACCGCACTTACCAATGTCGACGCCGAAGCGTTGGAGGCAGCCGACGGGCTCGGCATGACCGGCTGGCAGCGGCTGCGACTGATCGAGGCCCCGCTCGCCGCGCCGTACGTGATGGCGGGCATTCGCACCGCCAGCGTCTGGACCATCGGCGCGGCGACGCTGGCGACCACGATCGGCCAGCGCAGCCTCGGCGATCCGATCTTTGCCGGACTGCAGACACAGAACTGGGTGCTGGTGCTGGCGGGCTGCATCGCCTCTGCCGGGCTCGCGCTGATCGCAGACGCGCTGCTCGGCCTGATCGAGCGCGGCTTTGCCCTTCGTCGCCCCCGCCAGGCCCTTCTCGGTGCCTTTCTGGCCCTTCTCGGCATCGCTGCCGCTGCCCTTTCGCTTGCCGACTGGCGCGAAGATAGCGGTGAGGCCGTCGTGATCGGTGCGAAGAGCTTTTCCGAGCAATACATCCTCGCCCGCGCCATCGGCACGCTGCTGGAGGAGGAAGGCTATGCGGTCGAATATCGCGACAGCCTCGGCTCTGCCGTGGCGCATAATGCGGTGGCGAGCGGGGAGATAGACATCCTGGTCGATTACACCGGCACGATCTGGACCAACCAGCTCGGTCGCACCGACAGTCCGGACCGCGAAGCGATGTATGACGAGCTGGTGCGCTGGGAGGCGGAGACATCCGGCACCCGCATCCTCGGCCGGCTTGGCTTCGAGAACGCCTATGGCCTTGCCATGCGGCAGGAACAGGCGCGCGCCTTGCAGATCGCCTCTATCGCGGACCTCACCAACTCAGCCGCGCAGCTGACCATCGGCGGCGATCCGGAATTCTTCGAGCGGCCCGAATGGATGGCGGTGCGCGGAGCCTATTCGCTGCGCTTCGGTGAACGGCGCACATTCTCTCCGACGCTGATGTACAGCGCGCTCGGTTCGGGCGCGGTCGATGTCATCAGCGCCTACACATCGGATGGGCGCATCGCCGCCGACAATCTTACCGTGCTGGCTGATCCGCGCGGCGCATTCCCGAATTACGACGCGATCCTGCTCGTCTCGCCGACCTTTGCCGAGGACGAGCGTCTGGCCGCGGCCTTGCAACCCCTGATCGAAAGCGTCGATGTCGAGGCGATGCGGGAGGCCAATTACCTGGTCGATCGCGAAGAGGAAAAACGCACACCGCAGCAGGCCGCCGACTGGCTGCTGGAGCGGATCCGCTAGCCTGCGGGAAAGCCCGCGCCGTCGGGCCAGGTCGGGGCGGCAAGCCCCATGACCTTGAACAGTTCGCCCATCTGGTCAGATGCAGTGAGCCGCGCCTTGGCTTTCATCAGCATATCCCGGTGCTGCGGCGCGCTCGCAGCCAGTGCGTCGGCGCGCGGATCTATGCCGAGCGCGGTCAGGAATTCGCCCTGCGTCAGCGTGCCGAACACCTTGCATTCTTGCGAGCGGGCGACCAGTGCCATTTGCGCGAAATCGACATGGGCGGAGAGGTCCGCTTCACCCGGCGCA contains:
- a CDS encoding carboxyl transferase domain-containing protein — translated: MTAPVLTSTLDREAPDAKARFAHNKALSEELRAKVAEAALGGSEKHRERHVARGKLLPRERVERLLDPGSPFLEIGQLAANGMYGGDVSGASMIAGIGRVSGRQVMIACNDPTVKGGSYYPMTVKKHLRAQEIAEANHLPCIYLVDSGGANLPFQAEVFPDRDHFGRIFYNQANMSAKGIPQIACVMGSCTAGGAYVPAMSDESVIVREQGTIFLAGPPLVKAATGEEISAEDLGGGALHAKKSGVVDHLAENDEHALTIVRDIVSRLGASDGATLDIREPRAPKFDAEDLYAIIPEDVRAPYDVHEVIARVVDGSEFHEFKREYGSTLVCGFAHVWGMPVAILANNGVLFSESAQKGAHFIELACQRGIPLLFLQNISGFMVGGKYEAEGIAKHGAKLVTAVATAQVPKITVVIGGSFGAGNYGMCGRAYSPRFMFTWPNARISVMGGEQAASVLATVHRDADSWTDEQAEEFKAPIRQKYEDEGNPYYATARLWDDGVIDPVQTRDVLGLSLAACLEAPIPETPRFGVFRM
- a CDS encoding isovaleryl-CoA dehydrogenase, whose product is MRATPDFDFGLTDEAQMIRESVARFADERIAPLAAKVDAEDWFPIELWPEMGKLGLHGMTVSEEDGGTGLGYLEHTIAIEEVSRASASVGLSYGAHSNLCVNQIARWGNAEQKAKYLPGLISGEHVGSLAMSEPAAGSDVVSMKLKADAVQGGYLLNGTKFWITNGHAAETLVVYAKTDAAGGSKGITAFLIEKDMEGFSPGQKIEKMGMKGSITSELVFEDCHVPEENVLGDVGRGVQVLMSGLDYERVVLSGVQLGIMQACLDTVIPYVRERTQFGKRIGDFQLIQAKVADMYVALQSARAYTYAVAKACDNGKTTRFDAAGTILLSSENAFRVAGEAIQALGGAGYTTDWPVERYLRDAKLLDIGAGTNEIRRMLIGRELIGATG
- a CDS encoding sensor histidine kinase: MNTQDLSLKGALPEPSPLEIEESERLAIVRSFQSDALEDDAELQAIVEFAAKLCDAPVSLVTLLEADRQRFLAREGLEERETPRDIAFCSLTLGQGELLEIQDATADPRVANNPLVTGEKHVRYYAGQPLLSSEGASLGTLCVLDTEVRDQPLSDLQREGLAVLAQAAMRRLSARRENLQSKRTIAEREDRLRRMIDGVPAIAWSADAEGNFDYFNSRWEEATGQSPPKVADDWRPFVHPDDAEAALAAWGESFRNGEEFEVEYRLKQADGSWIWVLSMAVPVAERDGDAVRWFGTLTDIDETRNALNERDLLARELSHRIKNIFAVVTGLIALKSRRAPESADFAVELTDLLRALGRAHEFVQPDALGAQECLKQMLEALFTPYQNADGEARVRVAGPNVETSQRAATPFALVFHELATNSAKYGALSNDTGHITLDIHESGDDLTLTWTEHGGPPVEEPPETGFGSRLVEMSITGQLQGTWQRRFPPEGMVMTLTVPKAAIAR
- a CDS encoding ATP-binding cassette domain-containing protein yields the protein MERSAQPFLRFDAVRKSYGAVRAVDDVSLDVERGVFVALVGASGSGKSTLLKTVNRLVEPDGGRVLLDGADTAQVPAPALRHGIGYVFQGVGLFNHMTVGENVEMVPRLEGRRLDAGRIAELLELVELDAEMAARYPDALSGGQRQRVGVARALAGSPRLLLMDEPFGALDPITRDSLGERVKRLHGELGLTTVMVTHDMAEALLLADRVLVMEAGRIVADATPEALLAGDGGEVAQALVAVPRDQAKALAGMTR
- a CDS encoding ABC transporter permease/substrate-binding protein, with product MKGLLDALLKLGPQLAEHVLLSAAAVALGIAVALPLAVWAGRSPSVARISLGFASLVQTIPALALLALFFPILLAARTVFGEGLPTLGFLPAWLALALYALLPILRNAVTALTNVDAEALEAADGLGMTGWQRLRLIEAPLAAPYVMAGIRTASVWTIGAATLATTIGQRSLGDPIFAGLQTQNWVLVLAGCIASAGLALIADALLGLIERGFALRRPRQALLGAFLALLGIAAAALSLADWREDSGEAVVIGAKSFSEQYILARAIGTLLEEEGYAVEYRDSLGSAVAHNAVASGEIDILVDYTGTIWTNQLGRTDSPDREAMYDELVRWEAETSGTRILGRLGFENAYGLAMRQEQARALQIASIADLTNSAAQLTIGGDPEFFERPEWMAVRGAYSLRFGERRTFSPTLMYSALGSGAVDVISAYTSDGRIAADNLTVLADPRGAFPNYDAILLVSPTFAEDERLAAALQPLIESVDVEAMREANYLVDREEEKRTPQQAADWLLERIR